The genomic DNA tcattattaTCCATCATCGACATTATTCTTCATGATTTATAAAGCTGTCTTGTAACTCCACAGCCTGTCTATGCTCAAGAGAACAATGAGGCTAGGttcattctcttttttaatttttttattagatatatttctttacttacatttcaaatgttattccccttcctgtccacaagctcctcccctccccgtcccccatacgggtatttccccctccatcctctcttactgccccctcccatattcccctgccctgggggtccaaccttggcaggaccaagggctttcccttccactggtgccccaacaaggccatcctctgctacataagcagttggagccctggagtccatgtatagtcttttgtaggTTCATTCTCAATGACAAGACTGCTTTGTCCAGTAGGATCCTAAAAACAAAAATGCTacagtggttttctttctttctttctttctttctttctttctttctttctttctttcttccttccttccttccttccttccttcctttctctctctctctctctctctctctcccttccttcctttctctctctctttctttctttctttctttctttctttctttctttctttctttctttctttctgcagtgCCATGGATCGAACCCAAGATCTTGTATAGGACTTGCAAGTTGCTTTACCTtggagccacaccccagcccctcactgggggattctaggcaggggctctaccactgagccacgcccccagcttctcactgggggattctaggcaggggctgtaccaccccagcccctcactggggattctaggcaggggctctaccactgaaccacatcccagcccctcactgggggattctaggcaggcaCTACCACTGATGGATACTCCCAGTCCTTAACTTTTTGAGATAGAATCCTCTTATGTAACATAGGCAAGACtcgtgatccttctgcctcagccctgAATGCACTATTACAGGCATGCAGTGCTACTCTTGGTTTGCAGGCTCTAATGTTCTTAAGAAGctcctcttctcctttgagaTAAACTCCTGTGGAAGGTGCAGTAAATAGAAACTTGATGAAACACAGGCCTGGCTGATGCTCTGTGTGGGCTTCCTCCGTGCTAGTGTGACACACACAAGTCAAGGCAACCCGCTttgccctttcctctctccagggTCAGTTGGGCTTGCAGTGGAGTCTCAGACACTGAGATCATGAAGTGGAAACTTGTGGCTTCTTTGTACAGTCAGcgatgtgaaggaatgtttcactgaggcagacacaggtgaaaggatgttttgctgaagcacgcacgtgaaaggacacgtgatgaagggttcttcACTAACGACACACGGATTGGTTCGCCCTGCATGCATTGTCGCGCTCCGTTTGTCACAACACCATAGAGTGGAAAGCACCTCTTCTCGCCGCTTCCATGGGCTCGGGCTGATTGGCTGAGTGATGTCAGATGATACAGACTCAcgtggagttttgctaagacagactcacgtgctgaggcaagacccatggaggacacacgATGTTTGGAGGGATAAAACAGGACTTAATGGACGGACGGCAATGGAGGCTTGGCTTGCTTGCGTAGCTAGCTTTGCAACGCTTCTTGGTCTCTTCCCCGAttcgcttccctgagagaggcacagctgagaacttctcctggacCCTGCTGGTCccggtccctcctgctgactcatgcccgtttggctgaggcctggctgcccctgctaggttgtgccactgctgctgagtCTCGCTTGCTATCTTGACACTACCGAACTGAACTGCTGGTGTGTCCacgaagtgtttgcaagtggacgGAGCTAcgactgctgacctgtgaactgaactgctgatttcctcacaatgcagatgggatttgctccaaagaaccatttacTAACCAGGTCCACTAATAACCGAATAACCTTTCTTCTCCAcccacctctggtgggtggtgggctggaaGGGAGGTTAGAGTGTTTAAGAGCCCATATTGAGAGTAgggttttgaaaaaaatgaaagcctACAGGCTGGAATGTTCTGCCTCCATCCCAGTTTCTCTCAGGTTACAGCCATGTTAGGAGCCATTGGTCTTCTATCTAAAGTGCCTAGATCTAAGGAAAGAAAGGGTTGTGAGGTCCAGTTGAGACAATGAAGTTTCAGCACTAGGATTTAAGACCCAAGTTCACTTTCTTACTTAGGGGCAATGTCAGGAAGATTGAGAGGACCAAATAGGGCACTTGTAGGTTTCCTAGTGTAACAGTCGGGAAATATTTTGGCTTATCCGCAGTAACAATTAGCATCAGAAATCCcagtggggaaggaaggaagggagagagggagtagggatagagggagggaaagaaagagaaagagaatgaaaggaggaaggagaaagagacagctcaatggttagagcacttgctgtaTATGCATGAGGACCCGGGTTCAAAACCttagcactcacataaaaagctggCTGTGGTTGCAtgaacacctgtaactccagtgctgtGGGGAATGGAGTCAGAATTGCTGGGACCTGCTGCCAGCCAACCTCTAGATCCAAGCTTGTGAGAGACCCCAACTCAAGGGAGTGACAGCGCGTGGGGCGCCacatgtcctcctctggcctctgcatgtgtgtacaagGCATGGCTGGTCACGGCGGAATGAGACAACGGCTTGTAAAATGCTTGCTCCACAGCACCTGAGTCACTTCTGCTCCCATCGCTGTCTCAAAGCCAAAACTGTGGGGAAAGAGGTACAATTCTCCTGCAGAGGAAAGCCTCCAGGGTGCTGACTCTGTGGCCATCCATCTTACTGCCAGCTGGGGCCACAGTGTCAGTTCTCACTTGGGTGCCCACCATAATGGCAGGGGACACCGGGCTATCCCAAGACAGTGGGTATCCGACCTCAGAGCACAGGCTGTAAACCCAGGACTCAAGAAGCTGAGACagaagaatcacaagttcaaggccagcctgagtcacATAGCACAAGGATGAAAATGAAActtgaaaaaagaaagggaagaggggagcaagggagggagggggaaaggaaggatggaagaatCGTCTGCACAAATAATTGTTAGTGACTAAATGTAATTTAtcattaattaaagaaaattaactggagctggagaggtgactctgtAGTTAAAGTGCTTGCCCTGCAGGCCTGAGGAGCAGAGTTcacatccccagagcccacataaatgccatgtgtgtgtttgtgtgtgtgtgtgtgtgtgtgtgtgtgtgtgtgtgtgtttgcatgcacgcacacatatgtatgcatgcttgAGAGTGTGCAGGTACACaggtgtgtatgcacatggacAACAGAGGTCACCTCAGCCATGGTTCCTCAGGTGCCATCCAGCTtggggtttgtttatttgtgcgtgtgtggggggggtatgtctggtgtgtgtccgtgtgttgctgtgtgtatgtatctgcatgtctgtatgtgcacgtgtatatgcatgtgtaatcCCAGCCTCAGAAGGCTGAGATGGGATCCCTGAGAAAGCTGCCTATTGAGGTTAGCCTCATCAGTAACCTCTGGGcttgattgagagaccctgttttaatGAATTAGGTGGAAAATGATCAAGAATGATTCCCATCAACCAGAGActtccacatgcatatgcacccACACCTTTgtccacatacatgcaaacatacacaccaaaaatgggagaaaaacaaaaaaaaacctatttctaCTTTCTCATTCTATTAGAATCCAATAAAGCCAACAGATCAGACACTGTGCCCCCTAAAGCTAAGGAAGGCTGGACCACACATTGAGAGGAAGAGAGTTCCTGGAAGGTTCTAGAAGGTCCCAGCTTTTCcacacccagcaatcttcctatTCTGCcttgccagctgtggtggtcactGTTAATCGTCAACATGACAGGGCCCAGGGTCATTTAGGAGATGGACCTCCAGGTACACCTGTGGAGGGTTATCTAGATCAAGGGACCATGAGGGAATGTCTTCTTTGGGGTCACTggtgtgggaagacccacccactgtgggtggcatcatctCTCTGGACTGGGGTCAAGTCAAAGGTTGGTGGCTGTCTTCCTCAACATTCTTCAtattagtttttgagacagggtttctcactaagCTCATTGATTGGGTAGACTGACTGGCCAATGAGTCAGGAGCCTGGATCTCATTGATTGGCTAGATTGACTGACCAATGAGTCTCAGgagcctggagctcattgattGGCTAGACTGACTGACCAATGAGTCTCGGGAGCCTGGAGCCCATTGattggctagactgactggccaatgagtcccactgagcctggagctcattgattggttagactgactggccaatgagtcccactgagcctggagctcattgattGGTTAGACTGACTGGCCAATGAGTCTCAGgagcctggagctcattgattggttagactgactggccaatgagtcccactgagcctggagctcattgattGGTTAGACTGACTGGCCAATGAGTCTCAGGAGCCTGGAGCCCATTGATTGGTTAGACTGACTGGCCAATGAGTCTCAGGAGCCTGGAGCCCATTGATTGGCAGACTGACTGGCCAATGAGTCCCagtgagcctggagctcattgattggcagaCTGACTGGCCAATAAGTCTCAGGAGTGTTCCATCTTCAGCTCACAAGTGCTGACCTTGCAAGTGTGTGTTGTCTGGCCCAGCTTCTTATGTGGgtttagggattgaactcaagcccTTTACTTGTCCATGGAAAATTTTACTAACTCCCTGGCTCCATCTCTGATCTTTCATGAGGCCAAATTTTACCTTGCTCTCAGTTACCAGCATGGCTTCCTTTTGATATCTAAAATacctctgttttattttctttattttttgagatagcctTGGAttatgtggcccaggctagcccctgcccttcctgcctcagtctccttagTGCTGATGAATAGCTTACACATTTCCTcgttttgaagttttttttttcccattcttttcTACTTGCCATCAGAATCTACAAATAACAGTATGGGAAAGGCCATTAATTCACTAGGTTAGCAAAAACGATGACGACCAGGGAAATCCTGCCTAGGGCTCACAGTCACACTCTGTTCTTGAACCAGAACCTTCTATAGAGAGGACTATGTGTGCTCCGTTGTGCAAAAAAGTGACAGTGATTTGCTATGTTCCAGATTCATTCTGCGAAAAGACTTGATATTTGTCCCGTGGTTGTAAAATGCAAGCACTTGCCTGCACACCAATGCCTGCCCTATTTAAACTCCATTCTAATGAGAATGTCAGGCTCTGCTGTATCTACCTAAGATGGGAAATCAAACCTCATTTCTCTCATGGGGATAGTAGTCTCCTTAAATGGTTTCTTCAGACCTAGCTTATTGTGAGGGTCACTTCATCATGAACTGTGCTTCCAGAAGGCATACCCTTCCCTCACTGGCCTGCACCAGTCTTTTCTTGTCACCTTCAGCAGAGAATAAACAGTGGTGGCCAGAACTCCAGGCTCCCAAGAGCTGACTATGTGTTTCTATTTGATGGGGCCATGTTGCTAATTTGGAGTCAGCCATGATGGGTGTGTCCGTGTCATGGCAGTCAGCTGAATGCTAAAGGTGGGTATTTAGATGGGGTAATGTGGGTTTGGTTCAGCAGAACATATCTGTGGTGGTTAAAATTGCTTGTCAGCTTGACAGATTCACCTTGGAGACACATCTCCGTGACGGATGTCTGTGAGGGACCTTCTAGAGTTCAGTGAGGGAGGAAGAGTTGTCCTAGATGTGCTCAGCACTGTCTCATTGCCTGGGATCTCAGACTACATATGAGGGAGaaagggcaccaacattcatcTGTCTCTTGACTATGAATGCAACATGGCCATCCGCCTCAAGCTACTGCCACCATTTTTCCCAGCACTGTACCCTCAAGCTGGGATTCCATACAAACCCTATGGCTATTTGAATGAGAATACCCCccttaggctcatatatttgaatgactagtcatcagggagtggaactctttgaaaggattagaaggattaggaggtgtggccctgttggtgGAAGTGagtcattgggggtgggctttgaggtttcaaaagcccagtctgtctgtctgtctgtctctctctctccctttgtgtctgtctgtctctgtctagcACTCTCCCTGtgtctttctatgtctatgtctctttctatgtctcttatctctctctgactctctgtttctctctatgtctgtctttctgtgtatgtacatgtgtgtgtctctgtctctgactctctgtctctctgtctctgtctctctctgtatctctgtctctctctgtgtgtctctctctgtctctgcctctctctctgcttctctctttctctgtctgtctctctctctgtctctgtctctctctctccctatccatGCCTGAGAATCAGGATATAGCTATCAACTACTTctgtagcaccatgcctgccagcctgcctgcctgcctgcctgccaccaagctcccctccatgatgataatggactaaacctctgaaaccataagcaagcccccgattaaatgctttctcttataaggGTTACCTTGGCCacaatgtctcttcacagcaaaagaacacCGACAGAGACAgtgttttttcacagcaacaaaaactaagacaattttttttcttcctcaagtGTTGTTGTTAGCAGAGAGAAAAGCAACCAACAGAACCCCCATTCCAGAAACGCTTTCCCGGTGAGGTCCACAAGAGACTCCAAACGGAAAGGGAATCATAccatcccagcccacagcagtgTTTGCTGACTCTCTTGTGTCTAGGAAGCCACCCCCCAATGACCCACGTCACACAGGCAATGGGCCAGTACCCATGCCTTTTTTAGATgtcacaggctggcctcagagtcacgatgtagctgaggatgaccttgaacttctaatccttctgtctctatctccccagtgctgagattacaagcctgCACTACCGCATCCAATTGAGGCagttgtggtggcttgaatggcagtggcccccacaggctcctaaatttgaatgtttggtccctgGCTGATGTCACTGTTTTGGGAGGGACAGGGAGGCACGGCCTTGTTGGAGATGATGTAAACTCCCAGTTTCTGTTTCAGCACCTTCTCTGCCTACCTGCGTCCACACCTTCAGCTATACCGGTCATGGACCCACCCTCTGAAACCAGAAGCAAGCccccattaaatgctttcttttgtaaattgCTTCAGTCAcgggtgtctcttcccagcaaaaGAACAATAACCAAGGCAGCAGTGCTGGAGGTAGAGCCCAGGACTTTATGCAAAATAAGTaaacattctaccaactgagtcaCATCCCAGGAGATAAGAAGATCCCCAAGGTTAGTTGAGCAGCCAACCAAACCTAATCGGTAAGTCCCAGGTCTCAGCAAGAGGACAGCCAAAGGTTGCCTCCGCATAGATGTGttcacacgcgcgcgcgcacgcgcacacacgcacacacacacacatgcacacacacgcacacacacatgtgcacccacatatacacacgtgcacacacacatgtgcacccacatgcacacacacgtgcacccacatacacacacatgcacccacatacacacacatgcacccacatacacacacgcacacacatgcacacacacatgtgcatccacctatacacacacatgcactcacatgcaaacacacatatgtgaatattcaaaaacacacacaaataccagtAGCAACAACCAAACGAATCAGAGCAAGGGAAGGGTTAGCCAGTGAGGAGGGGTCAGATAAAAGAGCGGGACAAATGAGGCAAGGGAGGGGGCTGACTGCGATATTGTTTATAGACCACGGCCAGACCATACAGGATGACCATGGGAAGAGCTAGCTCAGTCAGTCGACTGTAGAAAGGTCATTGGCTATGTGGCCACCAGGTGCTAAGAAGCCAGGAGTAAAACAGCCCGTCCAGTTCAACAGCAAGACTTGGGGAAACAGCCAGGCACGAAATGCAAGGGATTAAATACAACAGCTCTGGTCAGAGATCACCCAAAACGACCACCAGTATGGCTCAGAATGcaggtttggtttggtgtttgttgttttatcttgtttgagacagggtttcatgtttGGCTTTAAACTCTTTACATGGCCAAGGTTGCCCTTAAACACCGggctctcctgcctcctgcctcctgcctcctgcctcctgcctcctgcctcctgcctcctgcctcctgcctcctgcctcctgcctcctgcctcctgcctcctgcctcctgcctcctgcctcctgcctcctgcctcctgcctcctgcctcctgcctcctgcctccacacgCGGTGCCGAGACTGCAGGCTTACACACCCAATTTAACATCACCAGGGATCAGGCCCAGGGGCCCACATATGCTGAGGAAGAAACCCTATCAACAAACTGCATGCCCAGCCTATGGTTGGTGTGTTGTTGATTTATAATGTCTATATATTTGGGTGTGTCTTTGTGACTGTTTGTCACACGTGTGTTGTATTCTCTAAGaccagaagaggttgtcagatcCTATGGGACCAAAGTTACAGGTTGCTATGAGTCACCTGGCCTAGGGGCTAGGTGCTAggagctgaacttgggtcctctggaagagcagtcagtgctcttaaccactgagccatctctccagccccagcttagAATGAGAAAAGACAATGATGTCTTAGAAAAACCTACGGAAATCAGGGAAGATTCTCGGTCCCACCAAAGACTGTGCAGAATGTGGGGTATAATAGAAAGGAGGGACCTGTCACGTCACAGTATGAGGACCTCACTgggaggctggctttgaaatctGTAGTGATAACAGTCAAGTGGATGATGTTGAAGATGACCTAGACTAGGTAAGCTATGTTGAGTCCTACTGGGAATGGAAGGAGGACCCACAGTGCAGCACCCTGGTCCTTTTGCgggatgggagtgggagggatttAACAAGTGTCAGTGACCTCGCGGGGAGGCAGCGGGGGCGGCAAGCGAGAAGGGGACCAGGAGAGGTAGTGTGAAGCACGGAGAGCGGCTGAGAGACCTGAGGGGGAGCTGGGCCCGAGGCCGCCGCCGCCATGCAGGAAATAATCGCCAGCGTGGATCACATCAAGTTCGACTTGGCAATCGCCGTGGAGCAGCAGCTCGGGGCGCAGCCGCTGCCCTTCCCCGGCATGGATAAGTCGGGGACTGCTGTCTGTGAATTCTTTTTGAAAGCGGCCTGTGGCAAAGTGCAGTTACTTGGTGAAGCAGTAGACCTTGGAGGTGGGCCAGGCACCTTGACTTCATGGTTTCTGGTCAGGACGTCATTCCCTCATTGGGTCCTGGTCTCATTCCCATGTTTGCTCAGCTCTTCTGCCCTCTGACTATTAGGGAGCATGTGCCCATTCCGCCACATTAGTGGTGAGAAGACAGTTGTGTGCAAACACTGGCTGAGAGGACTGTGCAAGAAAGGGGACCAGTGTGAGTTCTTGCACGAATACGACATGACCAAGATGCCAGAGTGCTACTTTTACTCCAAGTTCGGGGAGTGCAGCAACAAGGAGTGCCCCTTCCTGCACATCGACCCTGAATCCAAGATAAAGGACTGCCCTTGGTATGACCGTGGCTTCTGTAAGCATGGTCCCCTTTGCAGGCATCGGCGAACCCGGAGAGTCATTTGTGTGAACTACCTTGTTGGATTCTGCCCTGAGGGACCATCATGTAAATTCATGCACCCTCGATTTGAACTGCCCATGGGAACCACTGAGCAACCCCCACTACCACAGCAGACACAGCCTCCAACAAAGAGAGCCCCGCAGGTCATTGGGGTCATGCAGAGTCAAAACA from Rattus norvegicus strain BN/NHsdMcwi chromosome 12, GRCr8, whole genome shotgun sequence includes the following:
- the Cpsf4l2 gene encoding cleavage and polyadenylation specificity factor subunit 4-like, which gives rise to MQEIIASVDHIKFDLAIAVEQQLGAQPLPFPGMDKSGTAVCEFFLKAACGKVHMCPFRHISGEKTVVCKHWLRGLCKKGDQCEFLHEYDMTKMPECYFYSKFGECSNKECPFLHIDPESKIKDCPWYDRGFCKHGPLCRHRRTRRVICVNYLVGFCPEGPSCKFMHPRFELPMGTTEQPPLPQQTQPPTKRAPQVIGVMQSQNSSAGNRGPRPLEQVTCYKCGEKGHYANRCTKGHLAFLSGQ